A single genomic interval of Puntigrus tetrazona isolate hp1 chromosome 1, ASM1883169v1, whole genome shotgun sequence harbors:
- the adra2c gene encoding alpha-2C adrenergic receptor: MHNLSFASEADTYIDIGLTSSGNSTSRYSPATIIGLAGLVSFLILFTIVGNVLVVIAVLTSRALKPPQNLFLVSLASADILVATLIIPFSLANELMGYWFFGKVWCDIYLALDVLFCTSSIVHLCAISLDRYWSVTQAVEYNLKRTPRRVKGMIVVVWLIAAVISFPPLISMDRNNEGDSSEPQCQLNDHTWYILYSSIGSFFAPCVIMILVYIRIYQVAKTRTRNMSEKRRDPDGGPGTPRLENGLSREDSRRENGHCASPPPGERKPGEDDPDAELEDSSSSDEKAKRAQTETAPSRKDRRSSRKNSSSSKHSSRKSRASSKSLDLFSSRRKRRNTISRKKISQAREKRFTFVLAVVMGVFVVCWFPFFFSYSLYGICREPCAIHDTLFKFFFWIGYCNSSLNPVIYTIFNQDFRRAFQKILCKSWKRSF, from the coding sequence ATGCATAACTTAAGCTTTGCGAGCGAAGCGGACACTTACATTGACATTGGTTTAACATCCTCTGGGAATTCTACAAGTCGCTATTCTCCGGCGACCATTATAGGGCTCGCGGGGCTGGTGAGCTTCCTCATCTTGTTTACGATAGTGGGGAACGTGCTGGTCGTTATCGCCGTTTTAACGAGCAGAGCGCTCAAGCCACCGCAAAACCTTTTTCTTGTGTCTCTAGCCAGTGCGGACATTCTGGTGGCCACCCTCATAATCCCTTTCTCTCTGGCCAATGAATTAATGGGCTACTGGTTTTTTGGGAAAGTTTGGTGCGACATCTATCTAGCGCTAGATGTTCTTTTCTGCACATCTTCTATTGTTCACCTGTGTGCCATAAGTCTGGACAGGTACTGGTCTGTAACACAGGCGGTCGAGTATAACTTGAAGCGGACGCCTCGCAGGGTAAAGGGCATGATTGTGGTGGTGTGGTTGATCGCGGCTGTAATCTCCTTCCCACCGCTCATCTCCATGGACCGGAATAATGAGGGTGACAGCAGCGAACCACAATGCCAGCTGAACGACCACACGTGGTACATCCTGTACTCCAGCATCGGGTCGTTCTTTGCCCCGTGTGTCATCATGATCCTCGTTTACATCCGAATCTACCAGGTGGCTAAGACGAGAACTCGAAATATGTCTGAAAAGCGCCGCGATCCGGATGGAGGACCAGGAACGCCACGGCTGGAGAACGGCTTGAGCCGCGAGGATTCCAGGCGGGAAAACGGGCACTGTGCCTCGCCGCCACCAGGGGAGCGCAAACCAGGCGAGGATGACCCAGATGCCGAACTAGAGGACAGCAGCTCGTCTGACGAGAAGGCCAAGCGGGCGCAAACCGAGACGGCGCCCTCCCGAAAAGACCGCCGGTCCAGCCGCAAGAACAGCTCCAGCTCCAAGCATTCCAGCCGGAAATCCCGAGCCAGCAGCAAGTCCCTAGACTTGTTTTCCTCCCGCAGGAAAAGACGGAACACCATTTCGAGAAAAAAGATTTCCCAGGCACGAGAGAAGCGGTTCACCTTTGTGCTGGCCGTGGTCATGGGGGTGTTCGTGGTCTGCTGGTTTCCATTTTTCTTCAGCTACAGCCTGTACGGGATCTGCCGGGAGCCCTGTGCTATCCATGACACCCTTTTCAAGTTCTTCTTCTGGATCGGATACTGCAACAGCTCTCTCAATCCCGTCATCTACACCATCTTCAACCAGGACTTCCGGAGAGCTTTTCAGAAGATCCTGTGCAAGTCCTGGAAGAGGTCTTTTTAG